The proteins below are encoded in one region of Syngnathus acus chromosome 2, fSynAcu1.2, whole genome shotgun sequence:
- the baz2a gene encoding bromodomain adjacent to zinc finger domain protein 2A isoform X2 encodes MEANNHFNYGTHSSANSGLKRSSGDSLYTNGSSMSFPQQGKNTNGEMNVNGITTVLGSSAPAPQPPSSPYPHISNHHQSSMDYLWGGHPQYSPTMATSPGHSLHQKQPAPGMVPPQSQHHFQAQGPYQANGDMETPQQSPMAGPSNMPPTGSQFWNRSNPATQAAAYSSRTAYGTYESQSPPSQHHLHSHLRPPLHLPQQYGVMSNGMPYYQQHHTALPTPQHTKQSAGPRLQNFAPSHDTERGASRASATVEDGGSLMSREKPTHGSNASPSMQVHTREEGKEANADGNRSEEAAVRHTVDIHEKSEKPTAPLPEGIREAGASTPPGTTLTGNVSAATTSLNKVSAASTVESPMASSLSTIGSYPDVKSTPPKASSVPPPRHSSPPFPPATEIALPGSKQLLAGSPPSSSPATHPKFCPPPGLTDSVSGHPWVSSSESQLHHSVSGPKTSVLAPAIVSTSSYAGSTPISSLQQMVQGSKIPLLSAGNSNLCDASGSVCSSITSPSGGSSAGMLLPSHGMSSAGGKHAAMPQHDSLYAAPAVGSGQAIASVSPPPEGLNLPSQPAREGPSFTALPPQPTQGSRVAPVSFPFALASLPPATSPDMIPSSDSAHHLSTPSPVSVLNQFPLLSEHQGLSTKEKDIVLRMGGMVVDSLYAAPAAGSGQAIASVSPPPEGLNLPSQSAQEGPSFTALPPQPTQGSRVAPVSFPFALASVLPATSTEMIPSSDSAHHLSTQSPVSVLNQLPLWSEHQGLRTKEKGLVLRMGTMVVDCLPHLESGKVKMHKASDPQKSIDLPEQPLLTERQPSNTQKGPMARGNNVGDVPNAEQTPSRISALLHRPSARRSSLTSETSFDHSFLTASRYGDSSACSTPSRLYSCSLLDKSSANTTSRLHDSSSFGNSFHLGNDTSHTEEQPSSIYETTRDGRLSVDYSSLNSTHEAGESMLESSMNNTSFGASHPRHQGWPFVGLHAADTDAVSKRPTAVEIVTPPSFKMRDENFIAFSTPAQRLAVHPLQPVTDQVLSATGGRLKNTGKSCKPQSPKALWISKSAPEEVKRKPRGRTPKVEKINAEEGDINEEGPKKRQRKASLRPEQVQGKCGQTPPEQIDSITAAIDAVLANTSAISSPFDKPKTLKRTKKQEQDGKDTSKDDAGAAASDAEDNEEESATAGKGEPIRRRVATEQQVQFALLHGWKREIRVRKSNDRMKGETWYYTPCGRRMKQFPEVIKYLKKHQGGVVTREHFSFSPRMPVGDFYEERESPEGAKWFLLANEEVPSMIMAITGRRGRPPNPDKEKPSRVRGVKAGQARRPGRPPKPKMIDFLSKVDAKLLKRLEDKESLTEEEKGRMTKIKKKMKRKARIRRREDAQIKKTREDKKRAKQETKSLEVKAEPQDLAAPQSTELTPQSVSEPKKPGRRRSVKVEVPPPVQQTDEERIAQGKRVLSARGKAKALAKAQAEAEAAARAALAAKKTAERRVQTQRRLEERKRQQLILEELRKPTEDMCLTDHKPLPELSRVPGVVLSGTAFAHLLAVVEFLHGYGKLIGLDVPKDIPSLATLQEGLLDMGESQGEVQDLLIKLMEAALRDPGLPSYYQSVKILGDKLVELQLTRSTVSEVLRIFLESHGYETEVCNMLRTKSFHALRPETKAAVLGFVAEELNGSNAVTSDIDNTLENMTTYRKNKWIIEGKLRKLKAALARRTGRSEEQLCLEERRRSARVAEEENLSLEESVERSNRRIRKEEPKLSDSESPANASVHDLERQIDKLTKRQVFFRKKLLQSSHSMRVIMLGQDRYRRRYLALPHLGGVLVEGPEELLTSGDVVIAEVPVTFLKKEPKTEEVPLATTPPHAIPSSPASETPQAQTLSPEEDSLPGTASLMSTQKGRGRPRKIKPEVELHLRTAKIRRQRRSSVRLAEEDGPASPVTTCTQDLSQSAFLSWLSQSGHALPSDSYTAEPLEGSQPEESVKIEADDQSQSFKQPSDENSQSEPQVPSTPPTLDAPLIQSDAVTASIGEAPTHPDTPAAPEEGPALTQMPSIPDCSPPPPAPLPSAQTPPAPRTPTTRARPGRRRRRGSRGSSPARRGPRGAAAKRRGRPPVSAFQELEQQYFIQLVVKPIPASMVRGWWWIKDQDELFSTLQALHPRGIREKVLHKHLAKHMESLTEICTRGISDPMFEIKEEKKEVLLEALQQPWQVQDKAIETDNSALRWVEDLEQRVIGADLHLKAPPPQSIVNDAESSTEAPAVEFQPYTIPERDSTRTDLQYYEHDTDPRDDWIVRTKKEWSGLPRIATHPIDLAVLRLANLERNIERRYLKEPLWNPAEVMRLAPLTPTPGEEQPMDVISLESEITSRLRTWRQALDRCRSAPQLCLCLLQLEKAIAWERSVTKVTCQICRKGDNDDCLLLCDGCDRGCHMYCLRPKIAQVPEGDWFCPTCVAKEESASPHSKKRTRMKKKRYEENSSDDDTTTRRTSGMATRHKEASTNASAATSSSSRHSGESGAAKRRRMTTRNQPDLTFCEIILMEMEAHADAWPFLEPVNPRLVPGYRRIVKNPMDFLTMRERLLQGGYCSCEEFATDAQLVFSNCELFNEDTSEVGMAGHSMRRFFESRWAEFYSNKEK; translated from the exons ATGGAGGCAAATAATCATTTCAACTATGGCACCCATTCCTCAGCAAACTCAGGACTGAAACGTTCCTCAGGGGATTCTCTTTATACAAATGGTTCCTCCATGAGTTTTCCTCAGCAAGGAAAGA ATACGAATGGCGAAATGAATGTGAATGGCATCACTACTGTACTCGGGTCCAGTGCACCTGCTCCCCAACCACCTTCCAGTCCTTACCCACATATCAGCAACCACCACCAGAGCAGCATGGACTACCTGTGGGGAGGACATCCTCAGTACAGTCCAACCATGGCCACCTCTCCAGGGCATAGTTTGCACCAGAAGCAGCCGGCACCAGGTATGGTGCCACCTCAGTCACAACATCACTTCCAGGCTCAAGGACCGTACCAAGCGAATGGGGATATGGAGACCCCCCAGCAGTCACCAATGGCAGGCCCATCAAATATGCCCCCAACCGGCAGTCAGTTCTGGAACAGAAGTAACCCTGCCACTCAGGCCGCTGCTTACAGTTCCCGCACCGCGTATGGGACGTATGAGAGTCAGTCCCCTCCATCACAGCATCACCTCCATTCCCACCTGCGGCCACCCCTTCACCTCCCGCAGCAATATGGCGTAATGTCAAATGGGATGCCGTACTACCAGCAGCACCACACGGCTCTGCCAACTCCCCAGCACACAAAACAGTCTGCGGGTCCAAGGTTGCAAAATTTTGCACCCTCACATGACACAGAGAGGGGAGCCTCAAGAGCATCAGCGACTGTGGAGGATGGAGGATCTCTCATGAGCAGGGAAAAGCCCACCCATGGTAGCAACGCATCTCCTTCCATGCAAG TGCATACTAGAGAGGAAGGCAAGGAAGCAAACGCAGATGGTAATCGCTCAGAGGAGGCAGCTGTCAGACATACAGTTGATATCCATGAGAAATCTGAAAAGCCAACTGCCCCACTACCAGAGGGCATCAGAGAGGCTGGAGCAAGCACACCTCCTGGCACAACACTCACTGGAAACGTATCTGCTGCAACAACGTCTCTGAATAAGGTGTCTGCTGCGTCGACTGTTGAATCTCCCATGGCTTCCTCTCTATCCACTATTGGTTCTTACCCTGATGTCAAATCTACTCCACCCAAGGCATCATCAGTTCCTCCTCCCAGACATTCCTCACCTCCTTTCCCTCCTGCTACCGAGATAGCACTTCCTGGATCTAAACAGCTGCTGGCAGGGtcccctccttcctcttccCCCGCAACACATCCAAAGTTTTGTCCACCTCCGGGCTTGACTGACAGTGTTTCTGGACATCCTTGGGTATCTTCATCTGAGTCTCAGTTGCATCATTCAGTTTCTGGACCAAAAACATCTGTCTTAGCACCTGCCATAGTGTCCACATCATCTTACGCTGGTTCTACACCCATCTCCTCTCTTCAACAAATGGTTCAAGGCTCCAAGATCCCTCTGTTGTCTGCTGGAAACTCAAACCTATGTGATGCATCAGGTAGCGTCTGTTCTTCGATCACGTCACCATCGGGAGGGTCATCTGCTGGCATGTTGCTCCCATCACACGGAATGTCTTCTGCTGGCGGTAAACACGCAGCCATGCCCCAGCATGACTCCTTGTACGCGGCGCCAGCTGTCGGCTCTGGTCAAGCCATTGCTTCTGTGTCACCGCCACCAGAGGGGCTCAATTTACCCTCCCAGCCAGCCCGGGAGGGACCCTCATTCACTGCCCTACCTCCACAACCCACGCAGGGCTCCAGGGTTGCACCGGTCTCTTTCCCTTTTGCCTTGGCATCCTTGCCTCCCGCAACATCTCCCGACATGATTCCGAGTTCTGATTCTGCGCATCATCTTTCCACTCCATCTCCTGTCAGCGTCTTAAATCAGTTCCCTCTGTTGTCAGAGCACCAAGGTCTCAGTACCAAGGAGAAAGACATAGTACTGAGAATGGGCGGAATGGTGGTAGACTCCTTGTACGCGGCGCCAGCTGCCGGCTCTGGTCAAGCCATTGCTTCTGTGTCACCGCCACCAGAGGGCCTCAATTTACCCTCCCAGTCAGCCCAGGAGGGACCCTCATTCACTGCCCTACCTCCACAACCCACGCAGGGCTCCAGGGTTGCACCGGTCTCTTTCCCTTTCGCCTTGGCATCAGTGCTTCCCGCAACATCTACCGAAATGATTCCGAGTTCTGATTCTGCGCATCATCTTTCCACTCAGTCTCCTGTCAGCGTCTTAAATCAGTTGCCTCTGTGGTCAGAACACCAAGGTCTCCGTACCAAGGAGAAAGGCTTAGTACTGAGAATGGGCACAATGGTGGTAGACTGTCTCCCTCATCTTGAGTCAGGCAAAGTCAAGATGCACAAAGCTTCCGACCCTCAGAAATCAATTGATCTTCCAGAACAGCCTTTACTGACTGAGCGTCAGCCCAGCAATACACAAAAGGGGCCAATGGCCAGAGGCAACAACGTTGGTGATGTGCCAAATGCAGAGCAAACCCCGAGCAGAATTTCGGCGCTTCTTCACCGTCCCAGTGCCAGACGCTCCTCCCTGACTTCTGAAACAAGTTTTGACCACTCTTTCCTCACCGCCTCCCGATATGGTGACAGCTCAGCTTGCAGCACGCCGTCAAGACTCTATAGCTGTTCCCTGTTAGATAAGTCCTCCGCTAACACCACCTCACGCCTGCATGACTCCAGCAGCTTTGGCAACAGCTTTCACCTTGGAAATGACACGTCCCATACAGAAGAGCAACCATCTTCTATTTATGAGACCACGAGAGATGGCAGGTTGTCGGTGGACTATTCAAGTCTGAACTCCACCCATGAAGCGGGGGAGTCCATGTTGGAGTCTTCTATGAATAATACTTCATTTGGGGCATCTCATCCACGTCACCaag GCTGGCCTTTCGTAGGTCTTCATGCAGCAGACACGGATGCAGTCAGTAAAAGACCCACAGCAGTCGAGATCGTGACTCCGCCAAGCTTCAAGATGAGAGATGAGAACTTCATTGCCTTCAGCACCCCGGCACAAAGACTCGCTGTACACCCGCTGCAGCCAGTCACAGATCAGGTGTTGTCAGCCACTGGAGGACGCCTGAAAAACACAGGAAAATCTTGCAAACCGCAGTCGCCAAAGGCTTTATGGATCAGTAAATCAG ctCCAGAGGAGGTCAAGAGAAAACCCCGTGGTCGAACACCAAAGGTGGAGAAGATCAATGCCGAAGAAGGTGACATCAACGAGGAGGGGCCcaagaaaagacaaagaaaagcgTCTCTTAGACCAGAACAGGTCCAAGGAAAATGTGGCCAGACTCCGCCTGAGCAAATTGATTCCATCACAGCCGCCATTGACGCGGTTCTTGCCAACACGTCAGCCATCAGCTCACCCTTTGACAAGCCCAAGACGCTTAAAAGGACGAAGAAACAGGAGCAAGATGGAAAGGACACGTCTAAAGACGATGCTGGAGCAGCTGCCAGCGATGCTGAGGACAATGAAGAGGAAAGTGCTACAGCAGGGAAAG GCGAACCTATCAGGAGGAGGGTTGCAACTGAACAGCAGGTCCAGTTTGCGCTGCTTCATGG ATGGAAGCGAGAGATTCGCGTGAGGAAGTCGAATGATCGCATGAAAGGCGAAACCTGGTACTACACACCTTGCGGACGAAGAATGAAGCAGTTCCCTGAAGTTATTAAG TACTTGAAGAAACACCAAGGTGGCGTTGTCACCAGAGAACACTTCAGTTTCAGCCCGCGTATGCCTGTTGGAGACTTTTATGAAGAACGGGAAAGTCCTGAG GGTGCAAAGTGGTTTCTCTTGGCTAACGAGGAGGTTCCCTCTATGATCATGGCCATCACTGGCAGGCGAGGCCGACCGCCGAACCCGGACAAAGAGAAACCAAGCAGGGTTCGCGGCGTGAAGGCAGGCCAGGCCCGTCGGCCAGGTAGACCCCCCAAACCCAAGATGATTGACTTCCTTAGCAAAGTTGATGCCAAGCTGTTGAAGAGACTTGAGGATAAGG AATCActcactgaagaagaaaaggggagaatgacaaaaatcaagaagaagatgaagaggaag GCCAGAATAAGAAGAAGGGAAGATGCACAAATTAAAAAGACaagagaggacaaaaaaagagcaaag CAAGAGACCAAGAGTTTGGAAGTGAAGGCTGAACCTCAAGATCTGGCAGCCCCTCAGTCAACTGAGCTTACACCCCAGTCTGTCAGTGAGCCCAAAAAGCCCGGTAGACGAAGGTCCGTCAAAGTTGAGGTTCCGCCTCCCGTCCAGCAGACGGATGAAGAGAGAATAGCCCAAGGCAAGAGGGTGCTGAGTGCCCGCGGTAAAGCCAAGGCTCTGGCCAAAGCGCAGGCCGAGGCAGAGGCAGCAGCTCGGGCTGCCCTTGCGGCCAAGAAAACCGCTGAAAGGCGAGTGCAGACGCAGAGGCGGCTGGAGGAACGCAAGAGGCAACAGCTCATTTTAGAAGAGCTGAGGAAACCCACTGAAGACATGTGTCTCACTGACCACAAG CCCCTGCCAGAGCTGTCCCGTGTCCCCGGCGTGGTTCTCTCAGGCACAGCCTTTGCCCACCTCCTGGCTGTGGTAGAGTTCCTTCATGGTTACGGAAAGTTGATTGGCCTCGACGTACCCAAGGACATCCCCAGCCTTGCGACCTTGCAGGAAGGTCTGCTCGACATGGGGGAAAGCCAGGGGGAAGTTCAAGATCTGCTAATAAAACTCATGGAAGCTGCACTCCGGGATCCCGGCTTGCCATCATATTATCAA TCAGTAAAGATCCTTGGAGATAAGCTGGTTGAGCTCCAGCTGACCCGCAGCACGGTTTCCGAGGTACTCCGCATCTTTCTGGAATCTCATGGCTATGAGACAGAGGTGTGCAACATGCTGAGGACAAAATCCTTTCACGCCCTGCGGCCCGAAACCAAGGCAGCCGTGCTCGGTTTTGTGGCGGAGGAGCTCAACGGTAGCAACGCAGTGACAAG TGACATTGACAACACACTAGAGAACATGACGACCTACAGGAAGAACAAGTGGATTATTGAGGGGAAACTTCGCAA GCTGAAGGCTGCACTGGCGCGCCGCACTGGCCGCTCAGAAGAACAACTCTGCTTAGAGGAAAGACGACGCAGTGCCCGAGTGGCTGAAGAGGAGAACCTCTCTCTGGAAGAGAGTGTGGAGAGAAGCAACCGCCGTATTCGCAAAGAAGAGCCCAAACTAAGTGAT AGTGAAAGCCCTGCAAATGCCAGCGTCCATGACCTGGAAAGGCAGATAGATAAGCTAACCAAG CGACAAGTGTTCTTCCGTAAAAAGCTGCTTCAGTCGTCACATTCCATGCGAGTGATAATGTTGGGCCAGGATCGTTATAGGCGGAGATATCTGGCTCTCCCTCACCTCGGAGGAGTCCTGGTCGAGGGTCCTGAAGAGCTTCTGA CCTCCGGGGATGTTGTTATAGCAGAGGTGCCAGTCACTTTCCTCAAAAAGGAGCCCAAAACCGAAGAGGTGCCCTTGGCCACGACGCCACCTCATGCCATACCTTCCTCACCAGCCTCCGAGACCCCTCAAGCCCAAACATTGTCCCCAGAGGAAGACTCGCTCCCTGGTACCGCGTCCCTTATGAGCACCCAAAAAGGACGAGGACGGCCCCGAAAAATCAAACCCGAAGTGGAGCTCCACCTCCGCACGGCAAAGATTCGGCGCCAGCGCCGAAGTAGCGTCAGATTGGCGGAAGAAGATGGGCCGGCGTCTCCGGTCACCACGTGTACTCAAGACCTCTCGCAGTCTGCTTTTCTCAGTTGGCTCAGCCAGTCGGGGCATGCGCTACCCAGTGACTCCTACACAGCAGAGCCTCTAGAGGGCAGTCAACCAGAGGAGAGCGTGAAGATTGAAGCAGATGATCAGAGCCAGTCGTTCAAACAGCCAAGTGACGAAAACTCTCAGAGTGAGCCTCAGGTGCCAAGTACACCGCCCACACTTGATGCTCCACTAATACAG TCGGACGCAGTCACGGCATCCATTGGCGAAGCACCTACTCACCCGGATACGCCGGCGGCACCAGAGGAAGGTCCCGCTCTCACACAAATGCCCTCCATTCCTGATTGTTCGCCTCCACCGCCTGCTCCCCTTCCTTCTGCTCAAACCCCCCCTGCACCACGGACTCCGACCACCCGCGCCAGGCCGGGCCGCAGGCGAAGGAGGGGCAGTAGAGGCAGTAGCCCCGCTCGGAGGGGCCCGCGTGGAGCCGCGGCCAAACGCAGAGGGCGCCCTCCCGTTTCTGCTTTCCAAGAGCTTGAGCAGCAGTACTTTATACAGTTGGTAGTGAAGCCCATACCAGCAT CAATGGTGCGTGGCTGGTGGTGGATCAAGGATCAAGATGAGCTGTTCAGCACACTACAGGCTCTCCATCCACGAGGCATCCGAGAAAAAGTGCTCCATAAACACCTAGCCAAACACATGGAGAGTTTAACGGAAATATGCACCAGAGGCATCAGTG ATCcaatgttcgaaataaaggaggagaagaaggaggTGCTGCTTGAGGCTTTGCAGCAACCATGGCAAGTACAGGACAAAGCAATAGAGACAGACAACAGCGCCCTACGGTGGGTAGAGGACCTGGAGCAGCGAGTCATTGGTGCTGACCTTCACCTGAAG gCCCCCCCTCCTCAGAGTATAGTCAACGACGCAGAATCTAGCACAGAAGCACCAGCTGTAGAATTTCAG CCCTACACAATCCCAGAGCGGGACTCCACCCGGACTGACCTCCAGTACTACGAACACGACACCGACCCGCGAGATGACTGGATCGTCCGAACCAAGAAGGAGTGGTCTGGCCTGCCTCGCATCGCCACTCATCCGATCGACTTGGCCGTGCTACGCCTTGCCAATCTTGAGCGTAACATCGAGAGGCGCTACCTGAAGGAGCCGCTCTGGAACCCAGCTGAGGTGATGCGCCTCGCTCCTCTCACTCCGACACCAGGAGAAGAGCAACCTATGGATGTCATTAG TTTGGAAAGTGAGATCACATCCAGACTCCGAACGTGGCGGCAGGCCCTGGATCGCTGCCGCAGTGCCCCTCAGTTGTGCCTGTGTTTGCTGCAGCTAGAGAAAGCTATTGCCTGGGAGAGATCTGTGACTAAAGTG ACATGCCAGATCTGCAGGAAAGGTGACAATGATGACTGCCTGCTGCTGTGCGACGGCTGCGATCGAGGCTGTCACATGTACTGCCTGAGGCCCAAGATCGCCCAGGTGCCTGAGGGagactggttttgtccaactTGTGTTGCCAAG GAGGAAAGTGCATCACCACACTCAAAAAAGCGGACCAGGATGAAAAAGAAGCGTTATGAAGAAAACAGTTCAGATGACGATACAACAACGCGGCGGACCTCGGGTATGGCAACACGGCACAAGGAGGCATCAACCAACGCATCGGCGGCGACCTCTTCGTCTTCGCGGCATTCAGGAGAAAGCGGGGCGGCCAAGCGGCGCCGCATGACAACGCGTAACCAGCCGGACCTCACTTTCTGCGA GATCATCCTTATGGAAATGGAGGCTCACGCAGATGCTTGGCCGTTCCTCGAGCCCGTTAACCCCCGCCTGGTGCCGGGCTACCGTCGCATTGTCAAGAATCCTATGGACTTCCTTACCATGAGAGAAAGACTGCTGCAGGGAGG GTACTGCAGCTGTGAAGAGTTTGCGACAGATGCTCAACTGGTCTTCAGCAACTGTGAGCTGTTCAACGAAGACACCTCTGAGGTGGGGATGGCGGGACATTCCATGCGGCGCTTCTTTGAGAGCCGCTGGGCAGAGTTCTACTCGAACAAAGAGAAATAG